Proteins co-encoded in one Pieris napi chromosome 10, ilPieNapi1.2, whole genome shotgun sequence genomic window:
- the LOC125053025 gene encoding glucose-6-phosphate 1-dehydrogenase, with protein MENIEDFQFPHTFVLLGASGDLAKKKIYPTIWYLYRDNLLPKNTKFIGYARTKQTIQEVREKSKKYMKIRPGDESKFEEFWDCNDYIAGSYDKRIDYELLNQHLSKYEKGLVANRIFYLAVPPTVFEDVTVNIKNACISIKGYTRVIIEKPFGRDDVSSETLSNHLACLFREEQLYRIDHYLGKEMVQNLMTIRFANQIFSPSWNRENIASVLISFKEPFGTEGRGGYFDDFGIVRDVMQNHLLQILSLVAMEKPVTLNPNDIRDEKVKVLRHIKPIELNDILVGQYVGNSNGRGEEKLGYLDDPTVPKDSVTPTYAVAALYINNSRWEGVPFILRCGKALNERKAEVRVQYKDVPGDIFEGHTKRNELVVRVQPGEALYLKLMCKSPGMKFDLMETELDLTYSMRYKETDVPDAYERLILDVFTGSQMHFVRNDELKEAWRIFTPVLKQLEEQQVKPIPYVYGSRGPPEADSKLAEYDFKYSGSYKWQKPTMS; from the coding sequence ATGGAAAACATAGAAGATTTTCAGTTCCCACATACGTTCGTTTTATTAGGAGCTTCAGGAGATTTAGCAAAAAAGAAGATCTATCCTACTATTTGGTATTTATATAGAGATAACCTTCTACCTAAAAATACAAAGTTTATTGGATACGCTCGAACTAAACAAACTATACAAGAAGTGagagaaaaatctaaaaagtaTATGAAAATTCGACCTGGAGACGAAAGCAAATTTGAAGAATTTTGGGATTGTAATGATTATATAGCAGGGTCCTATGATAAGAGAATTGACTATGAGTTACTTAATCAACACTTAAGTAAATATGAAAAAGGGCTTGTTGCcaatagaatattttatttagcgGTTCCTCCAACAGTCTTTGAAGATGTAACAGTGAACATTAAAAATGCTTGTATATCAATCAAAGGTTATACCCGAGTGATTATTGAAAAGCCTTTTGGTAGGGATGATGTAAGCTCTGAGACTCTCAGCAATCACTTAGCTTGCTTATTCAGAGAGGAGCAGCTTTATAGAATAGACCATTATCTTGGAAAGGAAATGGTTCAAAACCTGATGACAATTCGTTTTGCTAATCAGATCTTTAGTCCCTCTTGGAATAGAGAAAATATTGCATCAGTTCTAATTTCTTTCAAAGAACCATTTGGAACTGAAGGTAGAGGAGGGTATTTCGATGACTTTGGAATTGTTCGTGATGTAATGCAAAACCATTTGTTACAAATTCTTTCACTTGTTGCTATGGAGAAACCTGTGACACTAAATCCAAATGACATAAGAGATGAAAAAGTAAAAGTCCTGAGGCATATAAAACCAATAGAGTTAAATGACATACTTGTTGGACAGTATGTTGGGAATTCTAATGGTCGGGGAGAAGAAAAGTTAGGCTATCTTGATGATCCTACTGTCCCTAAAGATTCAGTTACTCCAACATATGCTGTTGCTGccctttatattaataattctagGTGGGAAGGAGTACCTTTTATTCTACGTTGCGGAAAAGCCTTGAATGAAAGAAAAGCTGAAGTGAGGGTTCAGTATAAAGATGTGCCTGGTGACATATTTGAAGGTCATACTAAAAGAAATGAATTAGTTGTCAGAGTCCAACCTGGTGAAGcattatatttaaagctaATGTGTAAATCACCAGGTATGAAGTTTGATTTGATGGAAACAGAATTAGATTTGACATATAGTATGCGTTACAAAGAGACTGATGTCCCTGATGCATACGAGAGACTTATTCTTGACGTATTCACTGGAAGTCAGATGCATTTCGTTAGAAATGATGAGTTAAAGGAAGCATGGCGAATCTTCACACCAGTTTTAAAACAACTTGAAGAACAACAAGTGAAGCCTATTCCATATGTTTATGGCTCTCGTGGGCCTCCAGAAGCTGATTCAAAACTAGCAGAATATGACTTTAAGTATTCTGGATCCTATAAATGGCAAAAGCCTACAATGTCTTGA